The Candidatus Cloacimonadota bacterium genomic sequence CCGGAATCAAACAGCATCATTCCACCATCGGTTGTCGCAATAAAATGTTTCAATGCTTCAATATTGGGTGACCAATATTCCCCTACTGCAAAAAGTTTGTGACTGCTAAAATTTCGTAAATGATTAAGCCATTCAATAAAGAAGGTTGGCTTTACATGTTTCACTGCATCGAAGCGAAAACCATCAATTCCTGTTGTTTTGATAAACCATTCACCCCAATAAAAAAGTTCTTTTCTTACATCGGGATTATTGATATCTAAATCACAGCCCATAAGATAGTCAAAATTACCTTTCTCCAGATCTACATTTTCATCAAAACTCTTACCTTCAAAAAGGTATATGGCAGCTTTTTTTTCATCCAGGGCATTATAATCGGCCGAACTAAAATGCCACCAATGCCATTCAAGTTCAGAGTATTTCTTTCCACGTCCGGGGAAGACAAAGTTGGTCCACGCTTTTATTGTAGCTATTTCTCCTTTGGGCTCATTACGATTTTCAGGATTATAAGGTGTTGCTCTGAACTCTTCGGGTCGGTCAGCACCCATTTTGTGATTAAATACTATATCGGCATATACCTGAATATTCTCTTTTTGAGCTGTTTTTATCGCTTCTAAATATTCAGAACGGGTACCATATTTTGTACGAATTGAACCTTTTTGGTCAAATTCTCCCAGATCAAATATATCATACACGCCATAACCTACATCATTTTCACCTCCGACACCTTTATAAGCCGGCGGAAGCCAAACTGCCGTAATTCCTGCTTTGGCCAGGTCGGCAGCGTTCTGGGACAATTGATTCCACAGGGTTCCATCAGCTGGAGTGTACCAATGAAAATATTGCATCATCGCGCCATTATATTCTTTCATATTATTTATCTCCAATTATTGTTTAATTTGTTCATTACTTAAGCTTACACTATCAATAATTAACTTTGATGCCAGAACTTCAGCTCGAATAACCACTTCGCCCCCAATGTTTTATAACTTCGTGTTTGTGGTGCGTTTTTATATTTCCTGCATCACTAAATAGGCAGTATATATAATGTAAAATCCAAATAAAACACCAGCTTCCCATCTATCTAATTTTTTCCGTTGTCCAGTCAACATTGATGTAAATAGAAAAACGGTTCCTCCGATTAAAATATATAAGTCCAAATTAAATTTAGGATTATAATCAATTGGTTGAATAAGGCTGCTTATTGATAAAATTAGAAGGATATTAAAAATATTGGAACCTATCACATTTCCAATTGCTATATCGCTTTTTCTCTTTGTTGCGGCAACAATCGAGGTTACCAATTCCGGCAATGATGTTCCAGCGGCTATAATAGTTAAACCGATAATTTTTTTACTAACACCCAATGTGTTTGCAATCTCAACGCTATTTACTACTACAAATTGCCCTCCCAATATCAATCCGATAAACCCGGCGATTATTAATCCCCAAATCTTTAAAGAAGATTTTTGATTTTCTGTTGTAACGGTTTGCGGGTCATTTTTCATTTGATTGAAAACATAATACAGGAAAAGACAAAACAATACCAACATAATCAATCCGTCAATTCGACTGGAATAAGTTTGTCCAGCGAATACGAAATCGTTAAGCAAGAACAATAACAATACTGCAACAAAAATTGAAATTGGTATCTGTTTCCAGGCTGTCGAAGTTTGAACTTTAATCGGTAAAATTAGTCCTGATATTCCAAGAATAATAAACAAATTGAAATTGTTGCTTCCAATAATATTGCCAAGAACAATGTCAGAGTAACCATTTACAGAAGCAATACTATTTACTACCAATTCGGGAGCTGAAGTGCCAAATGCAACAATAGTCAGACCAATCACTAAATCTGATACTTTGTATTTCCTGGCGAATGCAGAAGCTCCATCAACCAGCCAGTTTGCACCAAAAATCAAACAGACAAATCCTGCAGCAACCAATAAAATAGGAATTATCATACAATCTTTTTTTTACTCAAATGTAAGCGAATTAGGATTTCATATTTACAATAATGCATTTTTATCTCGTTTGGGTAGATGCACCACAACGTTTAGTATAAGAATAGTAGCCGACTGCGGGGCACTTTCCTGTCAAGTTACA encodes the following:
- a CDS encoding alpha-amylase, which produces MKEYNGAMMQYFHWYTPADGTLWNQLSQNAADLAKAGITAVWLPPAYKGVGGENDVGYGVYDIFDLGEFDQKGSIRTKYGTRSEYLEAIKTAQKENIQVYADIVFNHKMGADRPEEFRATPYNPENRNEPKGEIATIKAWTNFVFPGRGKKYSELEWHWWHFSSADYNALDEKKAAIYLFEGKSFDENVDLEKGNFDYLMGCDLDINNPDVRKELFYWGEWFIKTTGIDGFRFDAVKHVKPTFFIEWLNHLRNFSSHKLFAVGEYWSPNIEALKHFIATTDGGMMLFDSGLHYNFANASKKGKDYDLQGIFNNTLVKEMPSLAVTLVSNHDTQPLQALESVVEAWFKPLAYAIILLRRDGYPCIFAADYYGASYKDIGKDGKEYEIEMPSHRWMIDKFLAARKNYAFGDQYDYFDHPNCVGWTRTGDENHRGGIAVLLSNGENGLKKMQTASPNTSYIDVTDHIKETIVTNSEGWGEFLCQAGSVSVWIPE
- a CDS encoding calcium/sodium antiporter; the encoded protein is MIIPILLVAAGFVCLIFGANWLVDGASAFARKYKVSDLVIGLTIVAFGTSAPELVVNSIASVNGYSDIVLGNIIGSNNFNLFIILGISGLILPIKVQTSTAWKQIPISIFVAVLLLFLLNDFVFAGQTYSSRIDGLIMLVLFCLFLYYVFNQMKNDPQTVTTENQKSSLKIWGLIIAGFIGLILGGQFVVVNSVEIANTLGVSKKIIGLTIIAAGTSLPELVTSIVAATKRKSDIAIGNVIGSNIFNILLILSISSLIQPIDYNPKFNLDLYILIGGTVFLFTSMLTGQRKKLDRWEAGVLFGFYIIYTAYLVMQEI